AGGCGCTGGGAAAAGTCCTCTCCAAGTATAAGGACACTTTCTACGTGGAGGTTTTAGTGGCCTATTTTGCCACATACGTCTTGTATCCTTTTTATGTCCCCTTTTGGTTTAGTCCGTTACATGTTTTGTAGAGCGGTTACATTCTGCGAGGGCAGAGGAAGTCTACCGCCCTCGCACCGGGGACAAGGTGTCCGGCCGGCCCCCTGTCTCCTCTGACAGCCGGAGCTAATGCCGCTTCTGGCTTCAAACGACATCtttagctgctgctgctgctgccgaaTTTCTCTCCCATTGTCTGCTGATTATTCTGATGCTCTGTGGAGCGCGAGCCCCAGAAGCCACGTTTCCGGCCATACTGGAGCTGCATCTGCTTGAGTGCCAGAGCACGGCAAGTGCAAACAAGAGTCCTGTAGactcctctctggtaacctccgctgctgccggcacttcctccgggggcttctatggcggagcgccggcgtgacgtgaccttccggtactccatcgtagaagccccagcagaaccaacaggcagcagaggttgtctaggCGCACTGCGCAGACgaccactggctgcccccactagaccagggagtctggggaagcattggtaagttgggggggtatTTAATGGCAttcaggtataaggcatatctgggggggcagatgttcataactgggggggcaggttggaaaataaaaggaactttaaaaaaaaaaaaaattctcaatcatagttctaattaaatatgaatattaaacatgtgaattaatatttactagtaacacttttttcctaaagggccgtcttatattcaggttttttctttttaatattcaaattttggggggtcgtcttagaATCCGGCCGGCTATAAGCTTTGTTCCGTTCCGTGTTTCTCGATCCGGCGCATCCTGCTGGACGATTACAAATCGTTATATTTgcaacattttcatttgttgCGAAAGCGATTTATTGTAACGTATATTTGTTAttctgttacctttttttttgtgtttagtgttttatttatttagaagatCCTTAGCTTCAATTTCTCAGCCTGCAGACCTTCGCTATTCCAGGATCGATTTTTCTCAGCATCCTCTCCGGGTTCCTCTACCCGTTCCCCCTTGCGCTTTTTCTCGTGTGTCTGGTAAGTATGTCTGTTTCCCGTGGACATGTTTCTTTCCGTGTTTTCCAGCATGGTGACCGGGATTAGATTTCATTGAATTGCCGGTTAGTTGTGTCTAGGGGGTCACTGGTGTGATTTTCGCATCGTTGTCGGAGCAGCGTGATGGTGTTTCAGCCTGAATTTCTGCAGTTAATGTTTCTTGCCATTCTTGCCCCACAATAATCTGTCTCTTCTCCGTGATTTCTAGTGCTCGGGGCTGGGGGCATCGTTCTGTTACATGCTTTCGTTTCATGTCGGACGGCCGATGGTCTATAAGTACCTGACAGACAAGGCAGTAAAATGGTCGCAGCAGGTAAGAAAACCATAACATCCAGTGCATTCTCAAACAAAAGGGAGAGTGTGAGGATGAGGCAGCTGACGGCGCATGCTCAGACTCCTAGTGCAGAGCAGGGGTAGTCGGCGGCAGCTCTCTAACACACCGGTACACGCTTTACGGTCGGGTGCCGGGAGACGCTACTCACACACCAGGCTTTTGCCCTGATAATTAAATGCTCGGCACGATCCTCGTTCCCCTCTGAACATTCGTAACATTTGACCCGTTCACATGGTATTCCGCGTGTAATCTGCGAGCGCTCCTCATACCACACATTCCTCACATGTATGTCAGAATACCGAGCGCAGTATTTGCTTTGGGATGAATTGCTGGCGCCATGTACACGGTTCATAACCAGCACCGCTTTACCGCGTGCTGACTGGCTGTGCCGGCATATTACTGGATACCAGGAGTGGAGGATAAAAGCTGTGCGTGTGAATAGCACCGGTCTGCGCTCCTGTCCCTTATTGCCTGCTTTCCATCCTTGTGATGCCTCCGCTGGATGTCTCGGTATCCGACGTGCCACTTCCCATTTGTGCTTTTAATGGCAGTCTGTATTGGCGCCGTCTCCTCAGGAGAAGTCTGCTGGAATCGCTGGGTTTGGGAAAGCAGTCTCTGTGCCGTCTGCCCTCTCATCGCCGGGAGAGCGTCACTAATTCAGCCCGTCACCCTTATAGTTAAGAGATAATCCGCTCTCTGGTATCAGGCCGTCGCCTGTAATCGCCACGAACCCCAGGACCTGATAGCGCAAACGTCATTGTTGTGCGTCCGTCTGGTTAAATAGGCTACTAGCCACGGCTGTCGGCCAGAAGTGACCCGTGCAGATTTaggataaaatgtttttatttgtgcatTGCTTGCCGTTTTTCATCTCGTCGTAGAGCCGCGGTAGTCACAAGAATCGTCCGGCTGAGGGTTTGCGTCCCAGAAATTCACATTTTCCGACTTAAGTGTAATAATTGTGGTTTCGGTtcgttttttctctcttctccagGTCGAGCGGCACAGAGAGCATCTCATCAATTATATCGTATTTCTGCGAATAACCCCATTTCTTCCAAACTGGTTCATTAACATCACGTCTCCCGTCATCAACGTCCCTCTGAAAACCTTCTTCTGGGGAACGTTTCTTGGTGAGTTTTGCCGATCGTTGGTGTCGGGAGCCTCCTGCTGGGAATGGGGGGGGTGGAGGGCATTACTAGCCGCGTTACTCCACCTATAAGTAACACTCACGGCCCGCGGTTATAAATAGAGGTGTCAGGACCGAGATATGAGGCGGcgtggggggcagagtgataCGAAGCACCACCACCCGCGTGCTGTGAATTCCAGGCTACGGGGTTATTACGCCGGAATATCACATGGAGACCCCCGCCCCGGGGGGCTCGTAGCTTTGCAACTTTCAGTTATTTTATTATGGGAacccaaatgaaataaaactttttttaaaggaatttaGGCCGCGTCCCGCACATTAACATCATGCAGGcgccttaataataataatagataattattaataatgcgGGGGGCATTACCACGCTCCCCTCTGAACCCCGATAATCACCCGTGGCCCGTTCAGTAGCCGCAGCTTATTGTTACTGCCAGGAATTGTACGTGTCGGGGGACTCTGGTGACGCCGGTGGCTCTTTTGCAGGTGTGGCCCCTCCATCTTTCGTAGCCATTAAAGCAGGGACCACCCTCTACCAGCTGACCACCGCGGGAGAGGCCGTGTCCTGGAATTCTGTGATCGTTCTCATGGTCCTGGCCGTGCTCTCCATCCTTCCCGCCGTCCTACAGAACAAACTGAAGAAGAAGTTTGAATGAGTAATGCGCTCCAGGACTCCAGCCGGGGGGCTCCAGCCGGGGGGCCGgaattctatacattttctacAGACTCCGATTTATTAAGATTAATATCgaacatttatttcatttacagCCTCGATTTACTTTACAGGTCAGACTATTAACTTTTAAACGGCTTTTCTTTGTATTCCGGAAACGGCGGCCATGGAATCGGAATTTTATAAAGCTCCACGACACAGGACTCGGGGGTCTCTGCTTCCCGGCCTGAGAAAGCTCCCTTTTATAACGCCAGCGACCGACCGCACTCCCCGGAGCCCTCCCGGTAACGGTTGTTGGTCGAGTGCTGCTAAGAATGAACAGAACGAGGGGGAATCAACAGCAACGCGCGCTCCGTATGTCGTGTAACGCGACGTGAACGCAGCGGCCCCTCGCTGAccgaaccccccccccgtgcctgTATATGAAGTCTGGCCGTTATACTCTATACATCACGGTGCGTCTTTCACACTGAAACGATACGGAACACCGGGGGTCCGGGCCTGGGACACGCTAACAGGACTGGTTATTCCCAACGCGGGGACCACGtgctttttatgtgtttttattttactaaaccgtttcattttaatttatggTGCTTGTTAGATTTATAACCTGGACCTGGATTTGATGTATGCGCAGCAACCGCCCTTATTACTAGTTCTCCGTGATgatgttattcctccccagtccCCGCTGCCGGTTGGTCTATAGGTTCTACGTCGGGGCAGCAGCTGTTAAGTTGGAGGTTTTCGGTTCTGTAACTGGACCCCTGCGGCTGTATGAATGAACCTTCCTTGGCGACTCTTTTTCATGCATCCCGGATCGGAACCGGGGGCGCCAGGTCCTGTTTTGTGGAAAAGGGTCTGTTTTTCGTAACTTCCAAAATTTGGACTATTCTTATTGGGATGATGTCATCTTCCACTTCGTTGATTAAAAAGATGTAATAAGTGTTTCTGGAGTTTTTGGGTAATAATTGTGTTTCGGGGGGCAGACGCCGTGGTTTTTAGTAATAGGGGGTACGTCTAGTATTAAGTCGTGTCTCTGGCTGTGTGCAGACCCAGAAGAGGCTGTTCCAGTACATTAACCTTCCCCGCTGCCTGAACATTCCTCCTATCCTCCAACCAAGGTGGGCGCCGGGACCCTCCgtatgcagcagcagcagtctgGCTTGGCCGGCCGCATCTTTGTTCCGGACCGCTGTACCGTTCTACGGGGTCTAAGTCACCCTTTTCCAGTTTAAATCTTATCCCGACTGGTTAAGGAACCAGGTGAGAGAACGATGGGGGTATTTTCCGGGGCAGAATGTTCAGTTTTAGGCAGCGTTGTTTAAAGTAATTCACATTTATgctgagaatatatatttacagttatATTTCTGTCAGCttgatttttttcctccccactgaTGTTTCCAGGCACTTTATTCACAATAAACCCCCGGGGTGCGGAGTTTATAGCCTTTGCTCGAGGCCAGCGTGGAAGCGCTCCGTTGTCTCGTTGTTTGTGCTGCGTGGTGAAGCTGATCTTTCCAACCAGAGTCATAGCCAGATGAACGCCGAACAGATTTCCAATTCCCATCACTCTGAGGCAGCCTGCTCATGCAGTGCACTGGAGCTGGAATGCTGGAGGCTGCCTGGACAGAGACACGACCCCCTGTCTATTGCTATCATTACAGCCCCTGCTGATTGGGGGTCCTGACTCTACCTATACCCCCAGCCCCTACCGATTGGGGGTCCTGACTCTCCACCCCCAGCCCCTACCGATTGGGGGTCCTGACTCTACACCCCCAGCCCCTACCGATTGGGGGTCCTGACTCTCCACCCCCAGCTCCTACCGATTGAGGGGGTTTTCTCATTAGACCACCGGCCTCTGCGCTTGCTGGAGCATCTGTCATTATCCCTCCAGCCTAACTCTGGGATGCCGGTGACGTCACCGTCCTGCGCATTGCGCCTGTGCAGCTCCGCCTCCCGCGCAGGAAGCCCCGCCCCCACTCGCACAGCTGGCCGGGGCGCTTCCCGTGATGCAGTGCGGCGGAGCCCCGGGGACCCCGAACCCCCAGACCGGGCCCCAGCGGCAGCCATGAGCGGCGGAGGGGGGAGCAGCTCGGCCCCGGGCCGGTTCGCCGATTACTTCGTCATCAGCGGGCTGGACACGGACACCGGGCTGGAGCCGGACGAGCTCTCCGGTAACGGGGGCAGTATGGGGGGCTGATGGCAATAACACtggtatcggggggggggggggggggtcgaccTGTCTTTTCCTACAGGGGTATAGAGCCGAGGGGTGGGGCAAATAACGGTCCGTCATTACCGCTATGTACTGGGATATGGAGTAACCCTGAAGGATGTAGGGGTAATTCAGGGGGTAATACAGAGGGTATGGGGTACAATACTGAGGCAGATACAGGGGTATTACTGAGGGGTGTAGGGGTAATTCAGGGGGGTAACGCTGGGGGTATGGGTAGATACCTGGGTATCTCTGAGGGTTAGGCAGCTCTGCAGCACCATGTTTTGGGGCATTATAATACATGGGGTGAGAGAAGGGACTGAAGAGTATAATGCCCCAGTGGGGGTAGATACATGCAGGGGCTGTGATATTGTGGGGAGGGGTAACACCGTATATTAGCCCCCAAACTATTTGACAGGCGGCTGCTTTATATTACAGGTTTTACCGGGGTGCGGAGTGTATTTATCTGAGGTACGGGGTATCACCGAGGGGGTTCTGTGACTGGACGGCACCTGAGCTTCAGGTGTGTGATTGGATTGTACGTGGGCCACTTGTTGTTGGACTGCCCCTGGGTCCCGGGGCCATGTGTGATTGGACGGCCCCTGGGTCCCGGGGCCATGTGTGATTGGACGGCCCCTGGGTCCCGGGGCCATGTGTGATTGGATGGATGGGCCCCTTGatgtttttattagtttttttcatCATTGACTTCCAAAGTCAACCGGGGGCCACTTTACTGACTTTCCCTGCAGGGGCCCGGGGCCACACACCTTTAGCAGTGGTGGGGTTACTGTGGGGGTATCTGATAAGTATTTGACAGACGGCGCTTTATCTGATAAAGCAGCACCGGAACCTAAACCGGCCCTGTGGCAACTGCCGGTCAgtttgt
The nucleotide sequence above comes from Spea bombifrons isolate aSpeBom1 chromosome 10, aSpeBom1.2.pri, whole genome shotgun sequence. Encoded proteins:
- the TMEM41B gene encoding transmembrane protein 41B; this translates as MCSYRSSKVSGGSSRLLRFDTSPVTGHTHTADMARPRETDTSASDTESRRKQEEYIQGKAHSEGGSARTSLLILVSIFLCAVFVMFLVYKNFPQLSEEEREMIKLPRDMDDAKALGKVLSKYKDTFYVEVLVAYFATYVFLQTFAIPGSIFLSILSGFLYPFPLALFLVCLCSGLGASFCYMLSFHVGRPMVYKYLTDKAVKWSQQVERHREHLINYIVFLRITPFLPNWFINITSPVINVPLKTFFWGTFLGVAPPSFVAIKAGTTLYQLTTAGEAVSWNSVIVLMVLAVLSILPAVLQNKLKKKFE